A section of the uncultured Desulfosarcina sp. genome encodes:
- a CDS encoding IS481 family transposase gives MLNGTKTVIKHKIGLLNLAEELGNVSKACRIMGLSRDTFYRYQNAVEQGGVDALVDQNRRKPNIKNRTDEITEAAVVAYAVEQPAFGQVRASNELRKRGVFISPSGVRCVWLRHQLARFKDRLKALEDKMAKENLILTESQVQALERKKQDDIAAGEIETAHPGYLGSQDTFYVGTLKGVGRIYQQTFIDTYAKVGFAKLYTTKTPITAADLLNDKVLPFYEKHELPLLRVLTDRGTEYCGKAETHDYQLYLAINDIEHTKTKARSPQTNGICERFHKTMLQEFYQVTFRKKIYRDIETLQFDLDLWLEQYNHERTHQGKMCCGRTPMETLEDGKRLWEEKKIA, from the coding sequence ATGCTGAATGGTACCAAAACCGTCATCAAACACAAGATCGGATTGTTGAACCTGGCCGAGGAACTGGGCAACGTATCCAAAGCCTGCCGGATCATGGGGCTTTCCCGTGACACCTTTTACCGCTATCAAAATGCCGTTGAACAAGGCGGCGTCGATGCCCTCGTCGATCAAAACCGCCGCAAACCCAATATTAAAAACCGCACAGACGAAATAACCGAGGCTGCTGTCGTAGCCTATGCCGTTGAACAACCGGCCTTTGGCCAAGTGCGTGCCAGCAACGAATTGCGTAAGCGGGGCGTGTTCATTTCCCCCAGTGGTGTCCGGTGTGTATGGCTGCGTCACCAATTGGCTCGCTTTAAAGACCGGCTCAAGGCCCTTGAGGACAAAATGGCCAAGGAGAATCTGATTCTTACCGAAAGCCAGGTCCAGGCATTAGAACGGAAAAAGCAAGACGACATCGCTGCTGGGGAGATCGAGACGGCTCATCCAGGTTATCTGGGATCACAGGATACCTTTTATGTCGGAACCCTTAAGGGCGTGGGCAGGATCTATCAGCAAACCTTTATCGATACGTATGCCAAGGTCGGTTTTGCCAAACTCTATACCACCAAGACGCCGATCACTGCTGCCGATTTGCTCAATGATAAGGTGCTGCCCTTTTATGAAAAGCATGAGTTGCCGCTGCTTCGCGTCTTAACCGACAGGGGTACCGAGTATTGCGGCAAAGCTGAAACCCACGATTATCAATTGTATCTGGCTATTAACGACATCGAACACACCAAGACCAAGGCCAGATCGCCGCAAACCAACGGTATCTGCGAACGCTTCCACAAAACCATGCTACAGGAATTTTATCAGGTGACCTTCAGAAAGAAGATTTATCGGGATATCGAAACGCTTCAGTTTGATCTTGACCTGTGGCTTGAACAGTACAATCATGAGCGAACCCATCAGGGGAAAATGTGCTGCGGCAGAACCCCGATGGAAACCCTTGAAGATGGCAAACGACTCTGGGAAGAGAAAAAAATAGCCTGA